A part of Saliniradius amylolyticus genomic DNA contains:
- a CDS encoding FMN-dependent NADH-azoreductase, producing MKNLLVIKTSLNGDAGNSNKLVNAFVEKLQQQRDVSVTQRNLAEDSLPHLSQAEMASWMTPVDERDAGQQELAAISDTLVNELQQHDTLVIGMPMYNFGAPSVFKAWVDRVARAGITFRYTENGPVGLVENKKVIVLAARGGQYQGTDKDTQTQYLKNFFAFIGISDVEFVYAEGLAMGEDSFEKSFSAANEKISELLGQTVA from the coding sequence ATGAAGAATTTATTGGTAATTAAAACCAGCCTGAACGGCGATGCAGGCAATTCCAACAAACTGGTGAACGCCTTTGTGGAGAAGCTGCAACAGCAGCGGGATGTTAGTGTAACTCAGCGTAATTTGGCCGAAGACAGTCTGCCACATCTGAGTCAGGCTGAGATGGCAAGCTGGATGACACCTGTCGATGAACGTGATGCTGGGCAGCAAGAACTGGCGGCAATTTCCGATACCCTGGTGAATGAACTGCAGCAGCACGATACTTTGGTGATTGGCATGCCGATGTACAATTTCGGCGCACCTTCGGTGTTCAAAGCCTGGGTGGACCGGGTAGCGCGGGCCGGTATTACCTTCCGTTATACCGAAAACGGCCCTGTGGGACTGGTGGAAAACAAAAAAGTGATCGTATTGGCTGCTCGCGGAGGCCAGTATCAAGGCACAGACAAGGATACTCAGACTCAGTATCTGAAAAATTTCTTTGCCTTTATCGGCATTTCTGATGTGGAGTTTGTGTACGCGGAAGGGTTGGCTATGGGCGAGGATAGCTTTGAAAAAAGTTTTTCTGCCGCTAATGAAAAAATTTCTGAACTTCTTGGACAAACCGTTGCCTGA
- a CDS encoding CHRD domain-containing protein yields MKSITPILAALTLPFVLTGCLNSDSDPLPEPPEPPAFSNLRVTHAVSDAPTVNVIANGDTLSEGADYQASTGWQSVLSDTYTVEVNANLPGGDSATVIGPVDLTLTGDMNYDVVAVGQVGDIEPLVLENAETTVTSGNARVQILHAAANAPMVDIYVTAPDAELASEQALATLSFKEYTAQTEVAGGDYRVRITPAGADTVVFDSGTINLADGADLMVAATDNTGAGDSPVTLLAVDANGATRLWDTNTGANLRVLHGSPDAPAVDVLVNNATMPMHYQLDGLAYPNATDYLAVPADELLVDVVADADNSVVAIDDAAVAPMQGMAYTAIATNTLADIQLALLTDDHRSIATAAKVRLIHNAPAAGDVDIYVTADDDISDDDPAFTDVPYDATNLATTGYVELAEGTYYITITPADTKTEAIGPLMVELNNGDVLSAVALEANGGGTPLQAVILDDSKPAPVSLDATQTFEVSLDGMQEVPAVDTAATAAATVLLDEDDRLFSVTVDTSAVDNVTGVHVHDGNIGRNGPVAFPLQASGDDTYTLPATNLLDPMIEALKSGEWYINVHTEANPSGEVRGQIVPETMAVVTFPLSGSQEVPSVTTDAMGYGYATLDTTTLAVDLVAVTMGVEDATMAHIHTGYAGENGPVYVTLEQSMDDANVWMTPAGAMIDATNAARLVEGGHYVNIHTPANPSGELRGQITPDNIEVYGVTATGDQEVPAVDTNAMGEGAITLNTSTMTIKAIINVMDISPNAAHIHQGAVGENGGVVIGLTNPDAGLWTLDATLTEAQMALMQAEGLYTNFHTDAFPSGEIRGQITLGFE; encoded by the coding sequence ATGAAATCCATAACACCAATACTGGCAGCCTTAACACTGCCATTTGTTCTTACCGGTTGCTTAAACAGTGACTCCGACCCCCTACCGGAGCCCCCTGAGCCGCCAGCGTTCAGTAATTTGAGGGTCACTCATGCGGTTTCTGACGCCCCGACCGTTAATGTTATCGCTAATGGCGACACCCTTTCAGAGGGCGCTGACTACCAGGCTTCCACAGGCTGGCAGTCCGTTTTATCTGACACTTATACCGTAGAAGTGAACGCCAATTTACCTGGTGGAGACAGCGCTACTGTGATCGGCCCGGTGGATCTGACTCTCACTGGCGACATGAATTACGATGTTGTAGCTGTCGGTCAGGTGGGGGATATCGAGCCACTCGTGTTGGAAAATGCCGAAACCACTGTCACCAGTGGCAACGCTCGGGTGCAGATTCTGCATGCTGCAGCCAATGCTCCGATGGTAGATATTTATGTTACTGCTCCCGATGCCGAGTTAGCCAGTGAACAGGCACTAGCTACTTTATCTTTCAAAGAATATACCGCCCAGACAGAAGTAGCGGGAGGTGATTATCGGGTGCGCATCACCCCGGCCGGAGCCGATACTGTGGTGTTTGACTCAGGTACTATCAATCTGGCCGACGGCGCCGACTTAATGGTTGCCGCTACTGACAACACCGGCGCTGGTGATTCACCGGTTACCCTGCTGGCGGTAGACGCCAATGGCGCAACCAGGCTTTGGGACACAAATACCGGTGCTAATCTGCGCGTTCTGCATGGCAGTCCTGATGCGCCAGCCGTTGATGTGCTGGTAAATAATGCAACTATGCCCATGCATTATCAGCTAGATGGCTTAGCCTATCCTAACGCCACCGACTACCTGGCAGTGCCTGCCGACGAGTTGCTCGTGGATGTGGTTGCCGACGCAGATAACAGCGTGGTGGCTATTGATGATGCCGCTGTCGCTCCCATGCAGGGCATGGCTTATACGGCTATTGCGACCAATACTCTTGCCGACATCCAGTTAGCGTTGCTAACGGATGATCACAGAAGCATCGCGACGGCCGCCAAGGTACGCCTAATCCACAACGCGCCAGCGGCCGGTGATGTGGACATTTACGTCACCGCCGATGATGATATCAGCGACGACGATCCTGCCTTCACTGACGTGCCCTATGACGCAACGAACCTGGCGACCACCGGCTATGTTGAGCTGGCTGAAGGCACCTACTACATCACTATTACCCCAGCCGACACCAAAACCGAGGCCATTGGCCCGTTAATGGTTGAACTGAACAATGGTGACGTACTCAGCGCGGTAGCGTTGGAAGCGAATGGCGGTGGTACACCTCTGCAGGCGGTCATTCTGGATGACTCCAAACCTGCCCCGGTCAGCCTGGACGCCACTCAAACCTTCGAAGTGAGCCTTGATGGCATGCAGGAAGTCCCGGCTGTCGATACAGCAGCAACAGCAGCGGCAACGGTGTTGCTGGATGAAGACGACCGCTTGTTCAGTGTCACTGTGGATACCAGCGCCGTAGACAACGTCACGGGAGTGCATGTGCACGACGGGAACATTGGCCGAAATGGCCCGGTTGCCTTCCCGTTACAAGCTTCCGGGGATGATACCTACACCCTGCCAGCCACCAATCTGCTTGACCCAATGATCGAAGCGCTGAAAAGCGGTGAGTGGTATATCAACGTCCATACCGAGGCCAACCCCAGCGGCGAAGTACGCGGCCAGATCGTACCTGAGACCATGGCCGTAGTGACCTTTCCGCTGAGTGGCAGTCAGGAAGTCCCTTCTGTTACCACCGATGCCATGGGGTACGGATACGCGACCTTAGACACAACGACATTGGCAGTGGATCTGGTTGCCGTCACCATGGGTGTGGAAGATGCCACTATGGCCCACATTCACACAGGCTATGCCGGTGAGAACGGGCCAGTCTATGTCACGCTAGAGCAAAGCATGGATGACGCCAATGTCTGGATGACGCCAGCGGGAGCTATGATCGATGCCACTAACGCCGCTCGTTTGGTTGAAGGGGGGCATTATGTCAATATTCACACGCCGGCAAATCCATCGGGTGAACTTCGCGGTCAAATTACCCCCGACAATATTGAAGTCTATGGCGTGACCGCGACCGGCGACCAGGAAGTGCCCGCCGTTGATACCAATGCCATGGGTGAAGGTGCAATAACCCTCAATACATCAACGATGACCATCAAAGCCATCATTAACGTCATGGACATCAGTCCCAATGCGGCCCATATCCACCAAGGCGCGGTGGGTGAAAATGGTGGTGTGGTAATTGGGTTAACTAACCCCGACGCGGGCCTCTGGACCTTAGATGCCACATTAACCGAAGCACAGATGGCACTAATGCAAGCGGAAGGGTTATACACTAACTTCCATACCGACGCATTCCCGTCTGGTGAGATCCGTGGTCAAATTACGCTGGGCTTTGAATAA